From a region of the Sesamum indicum cultivar Zhongzhi No. 13 linkage group LG3, S_indicum_v1.0, whole genome shotgun sequence genome:
- the LOC105157148 gene encoding transcription factor MYB35-like isoform X2: protein MVKTACSDKLHAPKGRWDDEGDGKTGTYASRGHGTGNWATFSRRSGQRRSGKSGRERWSSSNQKADPRHKSFTPEEEELVIQLHAAIGSRWPIIAQQLPGRTDNDVKVLWNSKLRKKLSAMGIDPVTHKPFSQILADYGNIGAFPKARTRFSSLSRDLKNAIMSKPDQSQRHAQASSTPDHHTSSSANTTLDLYSQLEAINLVSEASNHASTDTCTRQVSPPLTVNQEVSSFSWSDFLLEDAFLPSEPDEQENKGIVLQGGNIQGNGVANAMVIKNFEASSSSNSSSFVEAMVDSQDCDVFSQLPAAFYEEPFYY from the exons ATGGTGAAAACCGCTTGCTCGGATAAGCTACATGCGCCAAAGGGTCGTTGGGACGACGAGGGAGATGGAAAAACGGGCACGTATGCTTCAAGGGGGCACGGAACGGGTAATTGGGCAACTTTCTCGAGGAGGTCAG GACAAAGAAGAAGTGGGAAGAGTGGAAGAGAGAGGTGGAGTAGTAGCAATCAAAAGGCTGATCCAAGGCACAAGAGCTTCACCCCTGAGGAGGAAGAATTGGTCATTCAGCTACATGCAGCCATAGGTAGCAG GTGGCCTATAATAGCACAACAACTTCCAGGAAGAACCGACAACGACGTGAAAGTTTTATGGAACAGCAAACTTAGGAAGAAGCTCTCTGCAATGGGAATCGATCCGGTTACTCACAAGCCCTTCTCCCAAATCCTTGCAGACTACGGCAACATCGGCGCCTTCCCAAAAGCCAGAACAAGATTCAGTTCCCTGTCCAGGGACCTGAAAAATGCGATCATGTCGAAACCAGACCAGTCCCAGAGGCACGCACAAGCTTCTTCAACTCCCGACCACCACACCTCCTCATCAGCAAACACAACCCTCGACCTTTACTCACAGCTCGAGGCCATAAACTTGGTCTCTGAAGCCTCAAACCACGCCAGCACAGACACTTGTACAAGACAAGTTTCTCCACCATTAACAGTGAATCAAGAAGTATCCAGCTTCAGTTGGAGCGATTTCCTCCTCGAAGACGCCTTCCTGCCCTCGGAGCCCGACGAGCAAGAAAATAAGGGTATAGTTTTACAAGGAGGAAACATACAAGGGAATGGTGTGGCTAATGCAATGGTGATCAAGAACTTTGAAgcatcatcatcttcaaatAGTTCATCATTTGTTGAAGCTATGGTAGACAGCCAAGATTGTGATGTGTTTTCTCAGCTCCCTGCAGCCTTCTATGAGGAGCCATTTTACTACTAG
- the LOC105157148 gene encoding transcription factor MYB35-like isoform X1 yields the protein MVKTACSDKLHAPKGRWDDEGDGKTGTYASRGHGTGNWATFSRRSVCFAGQRRSGKSGRERWSSSNQKADPRHKSFTPEEEELVIQLHAAIGSRWPIIAQQLPGRTDNDVKVLWNSKLRKKLSAMGIDPVTHKPFSQILADYGNIGAFPKARTRFSSLSRDLKNAIMSKPDQSQRHAQASSTPDHHTSSSANTTLDLYSQLEAINLVSEASNHASTDTCTRQVSPPLTVNQEVSSFSWSDFLLEDAFLPSEPDEQENKGIVLQGGNIQGNGVANAMVIKNFEASSSSNSSSFVEAMVDSQDCDVFSQLPAAFYEEPFYY from the exons ATGGTGAAAACCGCTTGCTCGGATAAGCTACATGCGCCAAAGGGTCGTTGGGACGACGAGGGAGATGGAAAAACGGGCACGTATGCTTCAAGGGGGCACGGAACGGGTAATTGGGCAACTTTCTCGAGGAGGTCAG TATGTTTTGCAGGACAAAGAAGAAGTGGGAAGAGTGGAAGAGAGAGGTGGAGTAGTAGCAATCAAAAGGCTGATCCAAGGCACAAGAGCTTCACCCCTGAGGAGGAAGAATTGGTCATTCAGCTACATGCAGCCATAGGTAGCAG GTGGCCTATAATAGCACAACAACTTCCAGGAAGAACCGACAACGACGTGAAAGTTTTATGGAACAGCAAACTTAGGAAGAAGCTCTCTGCAATGGGAATCGATCCGGTTACTCACAAGCCCTTCTCCCAAATCCTTGCAGACTACGGCAACATCGGCGCCTTCCCAAAAGCCAGAACAAGATTCAGTTCCCTGTCCAGGGACCTGAAAAATGCGATCATGTCGAAACCAGACCAGTCCCAGAGGCACGCACAAGCTTCTTCAACTCCCGACCACCACACCTCCTCATCAGCAAACACAACCCTCGACCTTTACTCACAGCTCGAGGCCATAAACTTGGTCTCTGAAGCCTCAAACCACGCCAGCACAGACACTTGTACAAGACAAGTTTCTCCACCATTAACAGTGAATCAAGAAGTATCCAGCTTCAGTTGGAGCGATTTCCTCCTCGAAGACGCCTTCCTGCCCTCGGAGCCCGACGAGCAAGAAAATAAGGGTATAGTTTTACAAGGAGGAAACATACAAGGGAATGGTGTGGCTAATGCAATGGTGATCAAGAACTTTGAAgcatcatcatcttcaaatAGTTCATCATTTGTTGAAGCTATGGTAGACAGCCAAGATTGTGATGTGTTTTCTCAGCTCCCTGCAGCCTTCTATGAGGAGCCATTTTACTACTAG